One Candidatus Paceibacter sp. genomic region harbors:
- a CDS encoding endolytic transglycosylase MltG, with protein MIRIKKGASLREVSGLMKNENLIKNKTAFVVAAGISAKANKIKHGDYLFEKRTSALAIIRRVVRGEFGVQPVKIVVPEGSDNLDIAGMFSDFEYFDKEKFIKESEGKEGYLFPDTYLFFKTAEAEEIIGEMTANFKKKVGDISKDALIMASMIEKEASNGQDRKVISGILWKRIKINMPLQVDAVFPYITGEKEISKLIRLTIRIFTKDCRPVQSPIQVWTP; from the coding sequence ATGATAAGGATTAAAAAGGGAGCAAGCTTGAGGGAAGTTTCGGGATTGATGAAAAACGAAAATCTGATAAAAAACAAAACGGCTTTTGTCGTGGCGGCCGGGATTTCCGCCAAGGCCAATAAAATAAAGCACGGCGATTATTTGTTTGAAAAGCGGACTTCGGCGCTGGCGATAATCCGGCGCGTCGTCAGGGGGGAGTTTGGAGTGCAACCGGTAAAGATAGTGGTGCCGGAAGGCTCCGACAATCTGGACATTGCCGGAATGTTTTCCGACTTTGAATATTTTGACAAGGAAAAATTCATCAAGGAAAGCGAAGGCAAAGAAGGGTATTTGTTTCCTGACACGTATTTGTTTTTTAAAACCGCCGAAGCGGAAGAAATAATAGGGGAGATGACCGCCAATTTCAAAAAGAAAGTCGGCGACATAAGCAAAGATGCGCTAATTATGGCTTCCATGATAGAGAAAGAAGCTTCAAATGGGCAGGACAGGAAAGTCATTTCCGGTATCTTATGGAAGAGAATAAAAATAAACATGCCTTTGCAGGTTGACGCTGTTTTCCCTTATATTACCGGAGAAAAAGAAATTTCAAAATTGATTCGCCTTACAATACGTATCTTTACAAAGGATTGCCGCCCGGTCCAATCGCCAATCCAGGTTTGGACGCCATAG
- a CDS encoding O-antigen ligase family protein, with the protein MNKSFNIIKYFALLGVFLTPFIVLIVSSNMFFPFITGKNFTFRIMVEVVAALWLVLMIFDARYRPAKGWILWMFGAFLGSMILSSIFGVNFYKSFWSNYERMEGLITYIHLFAYFIALTALLKTEKVWGWFLNTTLGVSVIVAVYGVLQLSGALATHQGNRLDATLGNATYLAIYMVMHIFLAMIMYFRQSGRAKYAYLPVVILEAVVLYYTATRGAILGIMGGLLVSSFLIVLFSQSKKLKKVSLAFIVGILAVSGAFWLMKDSAFVKASPVLTRFSVISVTERTTESRLNIWKMSWNGFKEKPLFGWGPENYNLVFNKYYEPILWKQEPWFDRAHNVFFDRLTMNGMFGLLVYLGLFGSGIFAVWRGKKKGVFSATDAALLTGMFGAYFFHNLFVFDNLASWVLFTVFLAYIHARTSKQSPAAVPQKAGEEFNYGKAMAATVLAGGALFSVYALNVPGIMTSKGIIDAFKLSGTGQYRETLDSFKKAIAYDSFGKMEAREHLANFAMTVYGRIPDQALSNEIMDYTLEQMVKQTEEYPDDIREMVFLASLYNKKGDNVKAIEVLNEAITLSPNKQQLYFELGTSYINSKQYDKGLETLKKSFKLDQEYDEARQIYAVGAVFAGQDKLAEELMKDHGGTIIADERFLKAYASKNNYAKVESILKKFIEQNPSEIQYRLNLAAVYFQTGKRTQSIEQIEEAIKIRPDFKAEGEVYIKQIREGKI; encoded by the coding sequence ATGAATAAAAGCTTTAACATAATTAAATATTTTGCTTTGCTGGGCGTCTTTTTGACGCCGTTTATTGTGCTAATAGTGTCTTCCAATATGTTTTTTCCGTTCATTACCGGGAAAAATTTTACCTTCAGGATAATGGTGGAGGTGGTTGCCGCTCTATGGCTGGTTTTGATGATTTTTGACGCCAGATATCGCCCGGCCAAGGGCTGGATTTTATGGATGTTCGGGGCGTTTCTTGGTTCAATGATTCTCTCCTCTATTTTCGGAGTTAATTTTTACAAGAGCTTCTGGTCCAACTACGAAAGAATGGAGGGACTGATAACCTATATCCATCTGTTCGCCTATTTCATCGCGCTAACCGCGCTCTTAAAAACCGAAAAAGTTTGGGGTTGGTTTTTAAACACAACATTGGGGGTAAGTGTTATTGTGGCCGTTTACGGCGTTTTGCAATTAAGCGGGGCGTTGGCGACCCATCAGGGCAACAGGCTGGACGCGACGCTGGGCAACGCCACCTACCTGGCCATTTATATGGTGATGCACATTTTTCTGGCAATGATTATGTACTTCCGGCAAAGCGGCCGAGCAAAATACGCTTATCTGCCGGTTGTAATTCTGGAAGCGGTGGTTCTTTATTACACAGCCACCAGAGGAGCGATTTTGGGCATAATGGGCGGATTGCTGGTTTCTTCTTTTTTGATTGTGTTGTTTTCGCAAAGCAAAAAATTGAAGAAGGTTTCATTGGCGTTTATTGTCGGGATTTTGGCGGTGTCGGGCGCTTTTTGGTTGATGAAGGATTCTGCCTTTGTTAAAGCCAGCCCTGTACTGACCCGCTTTTCGGTTATTTCAGTCACGGAAAGGACTACGGAATCCAGGTTGAATATATGGAAGATGAGCTGGAACGGATTTAAAGAAAAACCGCTTTTCGGCTGGGGACCGGAAAACTACAACCTTGTTTTCAACAAATATTACGAACCGATTTTATGGAAGCAAGAACCTTGGTTTGATCGAGCGCACAATGTGTTTTTTGACCGACTGACGATGAACGGGATGTTCGGTCTTTTGGTTTACCTCGGACTTTTCGGCTCCGGAATTTTCGCGGTCTGGAGAGGGAAAAAGAAAGGTGTTTTTTCCGCCACTGACGCGGCTTTGTTGACCGGCATGTTTGGGGCATATTTCTTTCATAATCTTTTCGTTTTTGACAATCTTGCCAGTTGGGTTCTTTTCACTGTTTTTCTGGCGTACATCCATGCCAGGACGAGTAAACAATCGCCGGCCGCCGTTCCTCAAAAAGCGGGCGAAGAATTCAATTACGGCAAAGCTATGGCTGCCACGGTTTTGGCGGGAGGCGCTTTGTTCAGCGTCTACGCGTTAAATGTTCCCGGCATTATGACTTCCAAGGGGATAATTGACGCGTTCAAGCTTTCCGGCACCGGCCAATACCGCGAAACTTTGGACAGTTTTAAAAAGGCCATCGCTTATGACTCGTTCGGAAAAATGGAAGCCAGAGAGCATCTGGCCAATTTCGCCATGACCGTTTACGGCAGAATTCCCGATCAGGCGTTAAGCAACGAGATTATGGATTACACGCTGGAACAAATGGTCAAACAGACCGAAGAATACCCGGACGATATCAGGGAAATGGTATTTTTGGCGTCGCTTTACAACAAGAAAGGCGACAACGTCAAGGCTATTGAGGTTTTAAACGAAGCCATTACGCTGTCGCCCAACAAGCAACAGCTTTATTTTGAACTGGGAACTTCTTATATTAACTCCAAACAATACGATAAAGGCTTGGAGACATTAAAAAAATCTTTTAAGTTGGACCAGGAATATGACGAAGCCAGGCAAATCTACGCCGTCGGAGCCGTATTTGCCGGACAGGATAAGTTGGCCGAAGAACTGATGAAAGACCATGGGGGGACGATAATCGCCGACGAAAGATTTTTGAAGGCTTACGCCAGCAAGAACAATTACGCGAAAGTGGAGAGCATTCTCAAGAAATTCATAGAGCAAAATCCCAGCGAAATACAATACCGCCTCAATCTGGCCGCGGTTTACTTCCAGACCGGCAAAAGAACACAATCCATTGAGCAAATTGAGGAAGCTATAAAAATCAGGCCGGACTTCAAAGCGGAAGGCGAAGTTTACATCAAGCAGATAAGGGAGGGGAAAATTTAG
- the gnd gene encoding decarboxylating 6-phosphogluconate dehydrogenase, which translates to MKKKIGYIGLGKMGLNMVERLLGFGYEIVVYDKNPEAAARAAKSGARGAENIAKLVSSLESPRLMWLMTPHQTVDEVLDEILPRLNAGDTVIDGGNSPYAETVRRGKMLEGKGVNFLDVGVSGGPGGARDGACLMIGGEEKTYREHLELFADIAAPGAYGYMGKCGAGHFVKMVHNGIEYGMMQAIAEGFSVLKKSEFDLSMKEVAALYNKGSVIESRLIGWAQKAFEKYGEDLDGISSKVAATGEGLWTTEEAKRLNVPVPVIEESVNFRRQSEKNPSYAGKVLSALRNQFGGHDAAEKK; encoded by the coding sequence ATGAAGAAAAAAATAGGATACATCGGTTTGGGGAAAATGGGTCTCAATATGGTGGAGAGGCTTCTTGGGTTTGGCTACGAAATTGTCGTCTACGATAAAAATCCCGAGGCGGCGGCGCGCGCCGCCAAAAGCGGCGCAAGGGGCGCCGAAAATATCGCCAAACTTGTTTCATCTCTTGAATCGCCGCGGTTGATGTGGCTTATGACGCCTCATCAGACCGTGGACGAAGTTTTGGACGAAATTTTACCGCGTTTGAACGCGGGAGACACCGTCATTGACGGAGGGAATTCTCCTTACGCCGAAACTGTCAGAAGAGGGAAAATGCTTGAAGGTAAAGGAGTCAATTTTCTTGATGTCGGCGTTTCCGGCGGCCCGGGCGGAGCCAGGGACGGAGCGTGCCTTATGATCGGCGGCGAAGAAAAAACTTATCGGGAACATCTGGAGCTTTTCGCCGACATCGCCGCGCCGGGCGCTTATGGATACATGGGCAAATGCGGAGCGGGACATTTTGTAAAGATGGTTCATAACGGCATTGAGTACGGCATGATGCAGGCCATAGCCGAAGGGTTCTCGGTGCTTAAAAAGTCGGAATTTGATTTATCTATGAAGGAGGTGGCCGCTTTGTATAACAAAGGAAGCGTTATCGAGTCCAGGCTTATCGGCTGGGCTCAAAAAGCGTTTGAAAAATATGGGGAAGATTTGGATGGAATATCAAGCAAAGTGGCGGCGACGGGAGAAGGTTTATGGACGACGGAAGAAGCAAAAAGGCTTAATGTTCCAGTTCCCGTGATTGAAGAGTCCGTCAATTTCCGCAGGCAGTCGGAGAAAAATCCAAGCTACGCCGGAAAAGTTCTCTCGGCTTTGAGGAATCAATTCGGCGGGCACGACGCGGCGGAAAAGAAATAA
- a CDS encoding endolytic transglycosylase MltG, translating to MDSPYNTYLYKGLPPGPIANPGLDAIDAALNPEDSPYLYYLHDKNSTTRFARTYEEHLKNVEKYLK from the coding sequence ATTGATTCGCCTTACAATACGTATCTTTACAAAGGATTGCCGCCCGGTCCAATCGCCAATCCAGGTTTGGACGCCATAGACGCCGCTTTAAATCCTGAAGATTCACCCTACCTGTATTATCTCCACGACAAAAACAGCACGACCCGTTTCGCCAGAACCTACGAGGAGCACCTGAAAAACGTTGAAAAATACCTGAAGTAA
- the mnmA gene encoding tRNA 2-thiouridine(34) synthase MnmA, whose amino-acid sequence MKKSGENKKTKVFVAMSGGVDSSVAALLLRKQGYNLVGCYIKGWYPPGIICSWKEDRRDAMRVCAKLGIPFITIDAEKEYKKEVADYMISEYKAGRTPNPDIMCNKHIKFGVFLKKALAMGADHIATGHYVKIEKGRLKIAKDLNKDQSYFLWTLTQEQLKHCLFPIGDLLKSEVREIAKKHGLATAEKEESQGVCFIGEFNMEDFLKKSIKPKKGKVVNEKKETIGTHDGLAFYTIGQRRGFGFKGGAAPYYVVAKDFKKNILVAAEKAAENKFAEKEVAIMDANWISGFAPDKNKKYKARIRYRQPLEECKIRIKNQELRIKEKRENSNNILIHNSEFVILFDNPQKAVTPGQSLVIYDGEELAGGGIIV is encoded by the coding sequence GTGAAAAAATCGGGTGAAAATAAAAAAACAAAGGTTTTTGTAGCGATGTCAGGCGGGGTGGACAGTTCCGTCGCGGCTTTGCTGCTCCGAAAGCAGGGTTATAATTTGGTTGGTTGTTATATCAAAGGCTGGTATCCTCCAGGCATTATTTGCTCGTGGAAAGAAGACAGGCGCGACGCGATGAGAGTGTGCGCCAAACTGGGCATTCCGTTTATAACCATTGACGCTGAGAAAGAGTACAAAAAAGAAGTGGCGGATTACATGATAAGCGAATACAAAGCCGGTCGGACGCCCAACCCGGACATTATGTGCAACAAGCACATTAAGTTCGGCGTGTTTTTGAAGAAAGCCTTGGCGATGGGCGCTGATCATATCGCCACTGGCCATTATGTGAAAATTGAGAAAGGTAGATTAAAAATTGCCAAAGATCTCAATAAAGACCAGTCTTATTTCTTGTGGACTTTGACGCAGGAGCAGCTTAAACACTGCCTTTTCCCAATAGGCGATTTATTGAAGTCGGAAGTAAGGGAAATTGCTAAAAAACACGGTTTAGCGACGGCGGAAAAAGAGGAAAGCCAGGGGGTGTGTTTTATCGGCGAATTTAATATGGAAGATTTTTTGAAAAAGAGCATCAAGCCGAAGAAAGGAAAAGTGGTAAACGAGAAAAAGGAAACAATCGGGACGCATGATGGTCTGGCGTTTTACACCATCGGCCAGCGGCGCGGTTTCGGCTTCAAAGGCGGCGCGGCGCCTTATTATGTCGTCGCCAAAGATTTTAAGAAAAATATTTTGGTGGCGGCGGAAAAAGCGGCGGAAAATAAATTTGCTGAAAAAGAAGTCGCGATAATGGACGCGAATTGGATAAGCGGTTTTGCTCCAGACAAAAATAAAAAATATAAGGCGAGAATAAGGTACCGTCAGCCGCTGGAAGAATGCAAAATTAGAATTAAGAATCAAGAATTAAGAATCAAGGAAAAAAGAGAAAATTCAAATAATATATTAATTCATAATTCTGAATTCGTGATTCTGTTTGATAATCCCCAAAAAGCTGTTACGCCCGGTCAATCGTTGGTGATTTATGACGGGGAGGAGCTGGCGGGAGGAGGAATTATTGTTTAG
- a CDS encoding GIY-YIG nuclease family protein, translating into MFYTYVLLSGKDKNLYIGFSENLKQRFDEHSAGLVEATKNRLPIKLIYYEACLSKESALARENFFKTGFGRRFLKNRLGLNKLIAPK; encoded by the coding sequence ATGTTTTATACATACGTATTATTAAGCGGAAAAGACAAGAATTTATATATAGGTTTTAGCGAGAACCTGAAGCAAAGATTTGATGAACATTCAGCTGGTTTGGTTGAAGCGACAAAAAACAGATTACCTATAAAATTAATATATTATGAGGCGTGTTTAAGTAAAGAAAGCGCGCTTGCAAGAGAAAATTTTTTCAAAACTGGTTTTGGTAGAAGATTTTTAAAAAATAGATTAGGATTAAATAAATTAATTGCGCCGAAGTAG
- a CDS encoding sugar transferase — protein sequence MISGNRLKKISLAAGDAVAFYASLFLALTVRYWSFPGQELWEIHRGPFLFVNALWILILYISGFYDPNKFINSTKILAVLKTMAIGAGGAILIFYFIPYFNIAPKTNLFIDAAFSSMLLWGWRNFFKLVSIKSHKIKVFFLGESKETMEFKDFLDVNPHLGYKTVGDAEAADIIVATEESKQDKETVKTLYEKVLAGKTIMEFSRLYESLTGKVPVSAISKAWFMENLLEINKQSFEKVKKWLDLALTVVVFSLFAATFPFVALAIKTTSPGPIFYRQKRAGKNGEPIEIIKYRSMVKDAEKNGAEWAKAKDNRVTIIGNFLRKTRIDELPQVINVAKGELSFVGPRPERPEFTAELAKKIPYYPMRQLIKPGLTGWAQINFPYGASIEDATQKLQYDLYYVKNRSLPLEISILLKTIMTILRREGR from the coding sequence ATGATTTCAGGCAATCGCCTCAAGAAAATATCATTGGCTGCCGGCGACGCCGTCGCTTTCTACGCAAGTTTGTTTCTGGCTCTTACCGTCCGCTACTGGTCATTCCCGGGACAGGAACTCTGGGAAATACACCGGGGGCCTTTTTTGTTTGTAAACGCCCTTTGGATACTCATTCTTTATATCTCCGGATTTTACGACCCCAATAAATTTATCAATTCAACAAAAATACTGGCTGTCCTGAAAACAATGGCCATCGGCGCCGGCGGAGCCATTCTTATTTTTTATTTCATCCCTTATTTCAACATCGCGCCCAAAACCAATCTTTTCATTGACGCGGCCTTTTCTTCCATGCTTTTGTGGGGCTGGAGAAATTTTTTCAAACTTGTTTCCATAAAAAGCCACAAAATAAAGGTGTTTTTTTTGGGCGAGTCCAAAGAAACCATGGAATTTAAAGATTTCCTGGATGTCAACCCTCATCTCGGATACAAAACCGTCGGCGACGCCGAAGCGGCCGACATAATAGTAGCAACGGAAGAAAGCAAGCAGGACAAGGAAACAGTCAAAACTCTTTACGAAAAAGTGCTGGCCGGAAAGACGATAATGGAATTCAGCCGACTTTACGAGTCGCTGACGGGCAAGGTTCCGGTTTCCGCGATAAGCAAGGCTTGGTTTATGGAAAACCTTCTGGAGATAAACAAACAAAGTTTTGAGAAAGTTAAAAAATGGTTAGACCTGGCTTTGACCGTGGTCGTATTTTCCCTATTCGCCGCGACTTTTCCTTTCGTGGCTTTGGCCATTAAAACCACTAGCCCCGGTCCGATTTTCTATCGCCAGAAAAGGGCGGGCAAAAACGGAGAACCGATTGAGATAATAAAATACCGTTCCATGGTAAAAGACGCCGAAAAAAACGGCGCCGAATGGGCCAAAGCCAAAGACAACCGCGTGACCATTATCGGCAACTTCTTAAGAAAAACGAGAATAGACGAACTGCCCCAGGTCATCAACGTGGCCAAGGGCGAGCTTTCCTTCGTCGGCCCGCGCCCGGAAAGGCCGGAATTCACCGCCGAACTGGCCAAAAAAATACCTTATTACCCGATGCGGCAACTGATCAAGCCGGGACTCACCGGCTGGGCGCAGATAAACTTCCCCTACGGAGCTTCCATTGAAGACGCGACCCAGAAACTTCAATACGACCTTTACTATGTAAAAAACAGGTCGTTGCCTTTGGAAATATCAATCCTGCTTAAAACCATAATGACGATATTAAGAAGAGAAGGGCGTTAA